The DNA segment AATTAACGGTGCAATTTCAAGCTTTTATAAATCCTTATGAGGGTAAATTTAGTTCATTATTTAAAAAAGGACTTTTGCCTGACCTATTCACAAAAAACAAATCGAAACTGTTATTAAATTTAGTAAGATGTGAGTCACATAGGGATGTTCTTGAAATAATATTAAACAATAAAATAAAAAAATAAAGGTTCATATGCGTATAGCTATACATAATAACGTAGGTTCATTTGCATCAAAATGGATAGAGTATTGTGAAGAAAACAATATTGATTATGGAATTGTAGATTGTTATGATACTGACATTATGGAGACTATGAAAGGTTTTGATATTTTGTTATGGCATCATCAGCAGTCAAATCCTATCGACTATTTTCTCGCAAAGAATTTAATAGAAGCTTTAGAGTTTTCCGGCAAAGTCGTTTTTCCTGATCATAATACTGGATGGCATTTTGACGATAAGGTGGCGCAAAAATATTTATTTGAAGGCTTAGATATTCCTACTCCAAAGAATTATGTATTTTATGATATGAAATCCCTTAAAAAATTCTCCAAAGAAACATCTTACCCAATAGTTTGGAAGTTGAAAGGTGGATCCGGAAGCAGAAACGTTAAGTTGCTCAGATCTGCCGGAGAACTGATCACTCTTGGAAAAAAAATGTATGGTAAGGGAATCAGAGAATATGATGCTTGGGATGGTGTAAAGGAATCTATTCGAAGATTTAAGATGGGTAAGAAGACCTTCAAAGACGTATTAAAAGCTTTTGCTCATATTGTTTACCCGGTTCGGTACGAGCGTATGAGTGGTAGAGCTTATGGATATATGTATCTTCAAGAATTTATACCTCTAAATGACTCTGATTATCGAGTAATAGTTATAAAAGACAAAGCCTTTGCCATTAAAAGATACACTCGCCCAAATGATTTTAGAGCTAGTGGTAGTGGTTATATAGAGTACAATAAGGAAGTATTCAAGGACAGTCTAATACAGACAGCTTTTGATATTGCCGACAAAGTAAAAATGCAATGTGTTGCTTTCGATTTTGTTTACCGAGATGAGGAAGCACTGCTTGTTGAAATGAGTTATGGTTACCGAAAAGAAGGGTATTACGATTGTGAAGGATATTGGGACAAAAATCTGACTTGGCACGCAGGAAAGTTTAACCCGTATGGATGGATTATAGAAGATTCTAAAAATGATTTTTTGAATAAAAGCAAGAAGATTTGAAAGAGATAATTTTAGTTTCACCAAAACTGGGAATTGGAGGAATACAGCGAGCACTTACCAATATTGCTAATTGGTTTGTTGAAAATGACTATAAAGTCACCTTTATTTCTTGCAAGAAAGAAGAGGTTTTTTATAATCTAGACCCAAGAGTTCAGCTAATTGTTCCACATAAAAATCATCCGGGCAAGGGGCTTTCTATTGTTTCCCATTATTTATTTGTAATAAATTTTTTAAGAAAAGAGTTTAAAATAAGCAGTTCTAAAAATATCATTTCGTTTGGTGATGCTTTTAATCCTTTAGTGCTTATTGCAGGACTTGGACTAAATAAAAGGATACATATTTCTGATAGAACAAGCCCTGATTACAATTTTAAAAGTTACATTAAAATCTTAAAGAAATCGACCTACCCACTTTCTACTACTTTTATTGCACAAACGCTCAGAGCAGCAGATTGGAATAAAAAGAAGTTTGGCAGTAAATTAAATATAAAGATAATTCCAAATCCTGCTAGAAAAGTACCAGTACAGGAAGTGCCAAAAAAAGATATTATTTTGTACGTGGGAAGATTTGCCTGGGAAAAGGCTCCAGATAAATTAATTAAATCCTTCGCGAAAATTACTGATAAAAAAGGATTCAAGCTCAGAATGTGTGGCGAAGGACCTATGTTATCTCAAATGCAACAATTGGCGAAAGACCTTAACGTTGAGGACGAAGTTGAATTTATGGGGAGAGTTAACAATGTCGATTTTCAGCTTTCTGAAGCATCTATCTTTGTTTTGCCTTCTGTCTTGGAAGGTTTTCCCAATGCATTATGTGAGGCAATGTCTGCAGGATTGCCGTCTATCTGTTTTAGCTCAATTCCATTTGAAGATTTAGGAATCGCAGGCGAAGATTTTTTGGTAGCTGAAGAACAGACGGATAATGACCTGACCGCAAACCTGACTATGCTAATAGATTCAAAACAATTAAGACAAAAAATAGGTCGCTCAGCAATGAATATAAATGAAAGATTGGATAATAATACTATTTGTAAAAAAATTCAAAATTTACTAGCATAAACTATGAATATTCTTTTAAGTTTCTACTATTTCCTGCCTAAATTTGAAAACAAATCTTTTCTCTATAAGATCTTTATTAGATTGTTAGCTAGAGGTATAAAATTCAGTCTCGATTTATACTATCCTATATTCTTGAGTAAAACTAGCACAAAACCAAGGTTAGAAAAGAATTTTTCAAATACAGAAGATGAAATATTTATTGCAAGTATGACCAGTTTTCCGGCTAGGATTGAATATACTTACATCAGTCTTGAGTGTTTGTTTCGTCAAAGCATTAAACCAGATAGAATAATTTTATGGTTGGCAGAAGCGCAATTTCCGAACAATTTTAGTGATTTGCCTCAAAACATCCTAGATCTTCAAACACGCGGTTTAGAAATAAAATTTTGCGAAGATATTAGATCTCATAAAAAGTATTATTATAGTATGCTTGAAAATGAGAAAAGTAAGGTGATTATGTTTGATGATGATCTTTATTACCATGAAGATATTGTTAAACATTTGATAGCGACTTACAGAAAAAATCCTCAATATATTATTGCGTCTAGAGTTCATAAGATGGGATTTAAAGAAGGGGCATTACAACCTTACCGCAGCTGGCAGCATAACTTTCAAGCAACGGAGCCATCGCTTTATTTACATCACACTAGTGGCAACGGTACCCTGATACCAGCAAAAAAAATGTTTGATGAAATCTTATTCGACAAAAAATTAATGATGGAGCTTTCTCCCAATTCCGATGATGTTTGGTGGAAAATTAATCTCATAAGAATGGGAATAAAGGTGTTTGTTTTTAGTAAATATAATAGAGATCCAATTACTGTAAAATCGACACACAATTCATCTTTAGTAAGTTCGAACACTTTTAAAGGAGCAAAGGATTTGCAGATTTATAATTGCTTAAATTATTTTGGGATTAGTTTTAATGCCGAGTAGAAAACGAAAAAAATGAAGAAATTAATTGTAGGGATTACGATACCGGGGAGTGTAGGCCTGCTTGAAGGTCAATTATCTTACTTTAAAGAAAAGGGTTTCGATACTTATTTAATGGCGCCCAAAGATGAAAAATCGTTAGCTTATTGTGCGAGAGAGAATTGCAAATTGTTGGAAATTACTATAGCAAGAGAAATTTCATTATTGTCCGATTTAAAAACAGTATTTCAGATTATAAAAATTTTAAAGGCTGTAAAACCAGATATAGTAAATTTTGGAACACCAAAAATTAGCTTGCTGGGTTTATTAGCGGCCAAATACTGTGGGATTAAGCATAGGATTTTTACCTGTAGAGGTTTTCGATTTGAACATGAACAAGGATTTTTGCAAGCACTTCTAAAACGGATGGATGCAATAACTTCTTATTGTGCCGATACGATAATTTGCATTAGTCCATCTGTGAAAGAATTAGGTATAAGAGAAAATATCTTTGATGAGAAGAAATGCGTAATTATTAATAAAGGAAGTAGTAATGGATTAGATCTAACAAAATTTAATCCAACATTAGTGTCTCAAGATGCAAAGACACAGCTAAGGAAGCAGTTAAATATTTCTGAAAGTAATTTCGTTTATGGTTTTTTAGGAAGAATCATAGATAGGAAAGGTATAAATGAGCTTTATAAAGCTTTTTGTGAATTATACAATAGTGATAACAACAAGAGATTGTTAATAGTTGGTCCTTTTGATCAGGGGCAGATAAAAGATAAAGACTTGTTTGAAAAATTGTCAAATCATGCGGGTATTGTGATGCCCGGTAGAACAGATGAGGTTGCATTATTTCTATCATTAATGGATGTTTTTGTTCTGCCAGCGTGGTGGGAAGGATTTGGTAATGTTTTAGTGCAAGCGGCTGCTATGGGTCTTCCTGTAATTAGTACCTTTGGCACTGGAACTAGAGACGCAGTTTCGGATGGTTATAATGGAATTTTGGTTTCTGTAAAAAATGTTCCTGAATTAATTACTGCTATGGACGAATTGTATAGCAACGAGACAAAAAGGAATACGTTAGGTTCAAATGGAGTTTTATGGTCTAAAAATTTTAAAAATGAAATTATCTGGAATGGGATGTTAGACATATATAATAAATAATGATTTATAGAAATTATATCAAAAGACTGTTGGATTTTACAATTTCACTTTCTGCACTGGTGCTTCTTCTGCCTGTTTTCATAGTTCTAATAATAGTACTTTATTATTCAAATGAAAAAGCGGGAATATTTTTTCAGCAACCTAGGCCAGGTAAAAATGGCAAAGTTTTTAAGGTGTTGAAATTTAAAACGATGAATGACAGGAAAGATGCTACTGGACAATTGCTTCCTTCATTTGAGCGAATTACAAAGTTTGGACGTATCATGAGGAATTCTTCTTTAGATGAAATCCCTCAATTAATAAACGTTTTGAAAGGAGATATGTCGCTGATTGGACCTAGGCCACTTTTGGTACACTATCTTCCTCTCTATAATGAAGCGCAGTTAAGAAGACATAATATGCGCCCAGGAATAACTGGTTGGGCACAAGTAAACGGTAGGAATGCTATCTCTTGGACTAAAAAATTCGAGCTTGATGTTTGGTACGTTGACAATGCTAGCTTTATTTTAGATCTAAAAATTTTGTACATGACTTTCCAAAAAGTAGTTCGAGGTGCAGATATTAATGCTAGTAGTGATGCTACAATGCCATCTTTTGACGGCACAAATTAAAAGTGCAAATCAACAAATTTTAATCACTTAAAATTAGATTGTAATATCTAATTGTGTTTTTAACTTATAAATGCGATCAACAGTATAAATATGAATATACAAGATGAACTCAAAGAAAGTTCTAAATTTGAAAAAATTATAGTGATTGGAGTAGGCACTGTTGCTACAAATTGTGCCAAATTACTTAAAGAGAAGAATCTTGATCTTCTATTCATAGAAAGTAGAAATGACAATTCAGCCTTCGCTAAAAATTTTTGTGAAAAGAATAATATAGAATATGTACAATTGGATAAAGAAGCTCTGACCAACTTCTTTCTTAATTTAGATCAAAATACATTAATAATTTCTGTGTCAAACAGGTATCTGTTTCCAGCCAGCATTTTAAGCAAATCTAATATTAAAGTAATCAACTACCACGGTGCATTGCTACCCAAGTATCCAGGTAGAAATGCAGAAGCATGGGCTATTTATAGTAACGATACTACAGCAGGTATTACTTGGCATTATGTCGTTGAGGTGGTGGATGCAGGCGCGATTATTACACAAAAAGCTATCGCTATTACTACTAAAACAACTTCCTTTTCTTTACTAAGAATTTTTAGCAAAATTGCGTTTGAAGCTTTTTCTGAAATTATTGACAATGTTTTATTGGATGAAGTAACTGCTATACAGCAACATAATACCGAACGACAGTCTATCAATTATTCTTGGCAGAAGCCGAACAATGGCCAATTAGATTTAGGTTGGAATAGTGAACAATTAAGTGCTTTTCTTCGTGCTATGGATTATGGTCCGTTAGAAGTATTAGGGCTTCCCTTTGTCCTCTATCAAAACGTTAAGTACGAATTTTCAAATTATAAGATAGCTGAGGAGTGCAGTAGTAGCAATGACACAAATGTTAAATTAGAGAATAATGAGCTAGTCGTAATAGTAAATGGATTCAAAATTACTTTAAGTAATTTGAAAGTAATAGAATAGAATACTGGAATAGCTTTATTTTTATAAAAAATAAAGTCCACTATTTTAGTTAAGTTATACTATTAGAGGAAACTTATCGTAGTGTAAAGTTTAGCTTAAGTAAATAATATAAGTTTTATTTTAGATGCTAAAGTTTTACCTTTGACAAACTAAAAAAGAATCAAATCTCTCTTATTCGACTATAGTTTATGACGTCGTATTTCGTTATTTGAGGTGTGAATTAAAAAAATATATAGACGTGAAAGATCTCATTATAGTAGGAGCAAGTGGTTTTGGAAGAGAAGTGCTGCAATGGATCAAAGACAGCAATAAGTCAAATAAATCTTGGGATATTAAAGGTTTTATCGATGACAACCTTTCTGCTTTGGAAGGCTATGACTGCGACTATAAAGTAATTGATAGTATAAAAAACTATTCTCCGCGAGAAAATGATTATTTTGCAATAGCAATTGCATTACCTAAAGTTAAAAAAATAGTTGTTGAAATTTTACAAACGAAAGGTGCAAAATTTGCAACTATTATCCACCCAACTGCAATTGTTGGAGAATTCTGCGAGCTTGGCGAAGGCATTGTTATGACTCCAAATGCAAAAATTTCTCCTAATGTAAAAATTGGAAATTTTGCTACAATTTTAGGGTCAAGTTTTGGACACGATGCTGTTGTTGGTGACTTTTGCACTATTACTGGCAACTGTTCAATCAACGGCTACGTTAGTCTAGGCGAAGGATCTTTTATTGGAAGTAATTCATGTATTGCGCCAGGAAAGAAAGTAGGTGCTTGGTCGCTGGTGGCAATGGGGTCGATGGTAATAATGAATGTGAAGGCAGGTACGAAAGTAATGGGTAATCCAGCAAGAAAAATTAATATATAGTTATGGCAGTATTTACTTTTGATAATATAAAAATTGGAGGAATAGCAGCTGCGGTTCCATCAAATGTTGAAAAAACCACCAAGTATAACGAAATGTTTGGTGAGGAAGAAGTGAAGAAATTCATGGACCAGACCGGTATCTTAGAAACTAGACGAGTAGCAAAACATCAAACTTGCGCAGATTTAGGGTACGTGGCTGCCAAAAAAATATTGGATGAACGTGG comes from the Flavobacterium ardleyense genome and includes:
- a CDS encoding glycosyltransferase family protein produces the protein MNILLSFYYFLPKFENKSFLYKIFIRLLARGIKFSLDLYYPIFLSKTSTKPRLEKNFSNTEDEIFIASMTSFPARIEYTYISLECLFRQSIKPDRIILWLAEAQFPNNFSDLPQNILDLQTRGLEIKFCEDIRSHKKYYYSMLENEKSKVIMFDDDLYYHEDIVKHLIATYRKNPQYIIASRVHKMGFKEGALQPYRSWQHNFQATEPSLYLHHTSGNGTLIPAKKMFDEILFDKKLMMELSPNSDDVWWKINLIRMGIKVFVFSKYNRDPITVKSTHNSSLVSSNTFKGAKDLQIYNCLNYFGISFNAE
- a CDS encoding sugar transferase, with the protein product MYRNYIKRLLDFTISLSALVLLLPVFIVLIIVLYYSNEKAGIFFQQPRPGKNGKVFKVLKFKTMNDRKDATGQLLPSFERITKFGRIMRNSSLDEIPQLINVLKGDMSLIGPRPLLVHYLPLYNEAQLRRHNMRPGITGWAQVNGRNAISWTKKFELDVWYVDNASFILDLKILYMTFQKVVRGADINASSDATMPSFDGTN
- a CDS encoding formyltransferase family protein, with the translated sequence MNIQDELKESSKFEKIIVIGVGTVATNCAKLLKEKNLDLLFIESRNDNSAFAKNFCEKNNIEYVQLDKEALTNFFLNLDQNTLIISVSNRYLFPASILSKSNIKVINYHGALLPKYPGRNAEAWAIYSNDTTAGITWHYVVEVVDAGAIITQKAIAITTKTTSFSLLRIFSKIAFEAFSEIIDNVLLDEVTAIQQHNTERQSINYSWQKPNNGQLDLGWNSEQLSAFLRAMDYGPLEVLGLPFVLYQNVKYEFSNYKIAEECSSSNDTNVKLENNELVVIVNGFKITLSNLKVIE
- a CDS encoding acetyltransferase; its protein translation is MKDLIIVGASGFGREVLQWIKDSNKSNKSWDIKGFIDDNLSALEGYDCDYKVIDSIKNYSPRENDYFAIAIALPKVKKIVVEILQTKGAKFATIIHPTAIVGEFCELGEGIVMTPNAKISPNVKIGNFATILGSSFGHDAVVGDFCTITGNCSINGYVSLGEGSFIGSNSCIAPGKKVGAWSLVAMGSMVIMNVKAGTKVMGNPARKINI
- a CDS encoding ATP-grasp domain-containing protein, translating into MRIAIHNNVGSFASKWIEYCEENNIDYGIVDCYDTDIMETMKGFDILLWHHQQSNPIDYFLAKNLIEALEFSGKVVFPDHNTGWHFDDKVAQKYLFEGLDIPTPKNYVFYDMKSLKKFSKETSYPIVWKLKGGSGSRNVKLLRSAGELITLGKKMYGKGIREYDAWDGVKESIRRFKMGKKTFKDVLKAFAHIVYPVRYERMSGRAYGYMYLQEFIPLNDSDYRVIVIKDKAFAIKRYTRPNDFRASGSGYIEYNKEVFKDSLIQTAFDIADKVKMQCVAFDFVYRDEEALLVEMSYGYRKEGYYDCEGYWDKNLTWHAGKFNPYGWIIEDSKNDFLNKSKKI
- a CDS encoding glycosyltransferase, whose product is MKEIILVSPKLGIGGIQRALTNIANWFVENDYKVTFISCKKEEVFYNLDPRVQLIVPHKNHPGKGLSIVSHYLFVINFLRKEFKISSSKNIISFGDAFNPLVLIAGLGLNKRIHISDRTSPDYNFKSYIKILKKSTYPLSTTFIAQTLRAADWNKKKFGSKLNIKIIPNPARKVPVQEVPKKDIILYVGRFAWEKAPDKLIKSFAKITDKKGFKLRMCGEGPMLSQMQQLAKDLNVEDEVEFMGRVNNVDFQLSEASIFVLPSVLEGFPNALCEAMSAGLPSICFSSIPFEDLGIAGEDFLVAEEQTDNDLTANLTMLIDSKQLRQKIGRSAMNINERLDNNTICKKIQNLLA
- a CDS encoding glycosyltransferase family 4 protein, with amino-acid sequence MKKLIVGITIPGSVGLLEGQLSYFKEKGFDTYLMAPKDEKSLAYCARENCKLLEITIAREISLLSDLKTVFQIIKILKAVKPDIVNFGTPKISLLGLLAAKYCGIKHRIFTCRGFRFEHEQGFLQALLKRMDAITSYCADTIICISPSVKELGIRENIFDEKKCVIINKGSSNGLDLTKFNPTLVSQDAKTQLRKQLNISESNFVYGFLGRIIDRKGINELYKAFCELYNSDNNKRLLIVGPFDQGQIKDKDLFEKLSNHAGIVMPGRTDEVALFLSLMDVFVLPAWWEGFGNVLVQAAAMGLPVISTFGTGTRDAVSDGYNGILVSVKNVPELITAMDELYSNETKRNTLGSNGVLWSKNFKNEIIWNGMLDIYNK